The DNA window AAAGATAATATTGTATTTCACTGTATTATTTTTCCTGCGATGCTAAAAGCTGAAGGTTCATATATTTTACCAGATAATGTACCTGCTAACGAATTTTTAAATCTAGAAGGCAAAAAATTGTCAACCTCTAAAAATTGGGCTGTTTGGCTTCCAGAGTATTTAGAAGATTTTCCAAATCAGCAAGATGTATTGCGTTATGCATTAACGGCTAATGCTCCTGAAAGTAAGGATAATGATTTTACTTGGAAAGATTTTCAAGCGAGAAATAATAATGAATTGGTGGCTATCTTCGGAAACTTCATCAATCGCGTTGTTGTTTTGACTAATAAATATTATGACGGAATTATTCCTGAAGCTTCTGAATTTTCAGACGTTGATACTGAAACTTTAGCTGCAATAAAAGCATATCCTTCAGTGATTGAAAGCTCTATTGAACGTTATAGATTTAGAGAAGCGAGTCAAGAATTAATGAATTTAGCACGTTTAGGGAACAAATACCTAGCAGATGAAGAACCTTGGAAGCTAGTGAAAACTGACGAAGTTCGTACAAAAACAATCATGTATGTTGCACTTCAAATTGCAAGTGCTTTAGCAACGTTGAGTGAACCATTTTTGCCATTTACTTCTACAAAATTGAAAAAGATGCTTCGCTACACTCTGAATGACAATAACGTCAGTTCGAGTGATTCGACGCAGGAGAATTGTATCGAGAACTCATGGTCTGATATTTCATCAAAAGACATCCTTATTCCATCTGGACATCACATTGGAAAAGGCGAATTGCTGTTTTCAAAAATTGAAGATAAAACCATAGACGCACAATTGGAAAAATTGGAAGCTAGCAAAAAAGCAAACGAAGCTGCTAACAAAGTAATCGAACCACAAAAAGAAATCATTACGTTTGAAGATTTCACCAAACTCGATATGAGAGTTGGAACGATTCTCGAAGCTGAAAAAATGCCAAAAACGAAAAAGTTGTTAATTTTAAAAGTCGATACAGGAATTGACACCAGAACAATTGTATCAGGTATTGCTGAAACCTTTACACCAGAAGAAGTAATTGGAAAACAAGTGACTGTTTTAGTCAACTTAGCACCAAGAGCATTACGAGGTGTTGAAAGTGAGGGCATGATTTTAATGACCGAAACTCCTGAAGGCAAATTAGTGTTTGTAAATCCGGATACGACTGTAAATAGTGGATTACAGATAAGTTAATCTAAACTTAAAAATAATTATATTCTAAACCTCGTAGACTCATTACTGCGAGGTTTTTTTATTACTTTTCAATATTCAAAATTGTGTTATGATTTCCTATATAATTTCCAAAACCAAACTACCTGAATCTTCAGTAAAAAACACAGTCAATTTACTAAATCAAGACTGTACAATTCCTTTTATTTCAAGATATAGAAAAGAAGCCACAGGCAATTTAGATGAAGTTCAAATTGGTGACATCGTAAAATATAAAGAACAATTTGAAGCCTTAGAAAAACGAAAAACAGCCATTCTAAAAGCATTAGAAGAACAAGACGTTTTAACTTCAGAATTAAAAGCAAAAGT is part of the Psychroserpens ponticola genome and encodes:
- the metG gene encoding methionine--tRNA ligase, translating into MNTPKRYTITAALPYTNGPIHIGHLAGVYVPADIYARYKRLTGNDVAFICGSDEHGVPITIKAKKEGVTPQDIVDKYHAIIKKSFVDFGITFDNYSRTSAKIHHDTAQEFFKTLNDKHEFIEEVTEQLYDEKANQFLADRFVTGTCPKCGNEEAYGDQCESCGSSLNATDLINPKSAITGNVPTLKETKHWFLPLNKHEDFLKEWILKGHKKDWKPNVYGQVKSWIDDGLRPRAVTRDLDWGIPVPAPGGEGKVLYVWFDAPIGYISSTKEWATREGKDWEPYWKDKDTKLVHFIGKDNIVFHCIIFPAMLKAEGSYILPDNVPANEFLNLEGKKLSTSKNWAVWLPEYLEDFPNQQDVLRYALTANAPESKDNDFTWKDFQARNNNELVAIFGNFINRVVVLTNKYYDGIIPEASEFSDVDTETLAAIKAYPSVIESSIERYRFREASQELMNLARLGNKYLADEEPWKLVKTDEVRTKTIMYVALQIASALATLSEPFLPFTSTKLKKMLRYTLNDNNVSSSDSTQENCIENSWSDISSKDILIPSGHHIGKGELLFSKIEDKTIDAQLEKLEASKKANEAANKVIEPQKEIITFEDFTKLDMRVGTILEAEKMPKTKKLLILKVDTGIDTRTIVSGIAETFTPEEVIGKQVTVLVNLAPRALRGVESEGMILMTETPEGKLVFVNPDTTVNSGLQIS